A single window of Streptomyces xanthii DNA harbors:
- a CDS encoding MBL fold metallo-hydrolase RNA specificity domain-containing protein, with translation MSEASPHPAPSGPRPALLSFLGGVGTVTGSKFLVESDHARLLLDCGLFQGYADLRRRNWDRLGRDAADIHAVVVTHAHLDHCGYLPRLVRQGFRGPVLTTPHTARLAGIVLRDSARLQMEAARHANEHGWSKHHPAKPLYDDTDVDRTLSYFDPVPVGEDVEIMTGTRLTLHHGGHILGSAWARLTLEDGHTLAVSGDLGRPGHPLLMPPEPFSGADTLLMESTYGDRKHDQESARSAFSAVVERTVSRGGTVVIPAFAIDRTEVVLHELTRLRDSGVLPRSVPVYVDSPMALAALDVYRDAVRERSPELRPEILDRGEAALSPAPFLAARTVQESIDINSAHGPAVIVSSAGMATGGRVLHHLHRLLPDPRNAVVVVGFAAAGTRARDLVDGVRALKMFGEYVPVRAEVADVPHFSAHADAVQIVDWLRGAPAPHTTYLVHGEPMASEALRDRIDHELGWTAVVPRSGEAVLVR, from the coding sequence ATGTCCGAGGCATCCCCGCATCCCGCGCCCTCCGGGCCGCGCCCCGCGCTGCTCAGCTTTCTCGGCGGCGTGGGCACGGTCACCGGCAGCAAGTTCCTGGTGGAGAGCGATCACGCCCGACTGCTGCTCGACTGCGGGCTCTTCCAGGGCTACGCGGACCTGCGCCGACGCAACTGGGACCGGCTGGGGCGCGACGCCGCCGACATCCACGCCGTCGTCGTCACCCACGCTCACCTGGACCACTGCGGCTACCTCCCGCGGCTGGTCCGGCAGGGCTTTCGCGGTCCCGTCCTCACGACCCCCCACACGGCGCGGCTCGCCGGGATCGTGCTCCGCGACAGCGCCCGGCTGCAGATGGAGGCCGCCCGGCACGCCAACGAACACGGCTGGTCGAAGCACCACCCCGCCAAGCCGCTGTACGACGACACCGACGTCGACCGGACCCTGTCGTACTTCGACCCGGTCCCGGTCGGCGAGGACGTCGAGATCATGACGGGCACCCGCCTGACGCTCCACCACGGTGGCCACATCCTCGGCTCGGCATGGGCGCGCCTCACCCTGGAGGACGGTCACACCCTGGCCGTCTCCGGCGACCTGGGACGGCCCGGCCACCCTCTGCTGATGCCGCCCGAACCCTTCTCGGGGGCCGACACACTGCTCATGGAGTCGACCTACGGTGACCGGAAGCACGACCAGGAATCCGCCCGCTCCGCCTTCTCCGCGGTCGTCGAACGGACCGTGTCACGCGGTGGAACCGTCGTGATCCCCGCCTTCGCGATCGACCGGACCGAGGTCGTCCTGCACGAGCTGACCCGATTGCGCGACAGTGGCGTACTGCCCCGGTCGGTACCGGTCTACGTGGACAGCCCGATGGCCCTGGCCGCACTCGACGTCTACCGGGACGCCGTGCGCGAGCGCTCCCCCGAGCTGCGCCCCGAGATCCTCGACCGGGGCGAGGCCGCGTTGAGTCCGGCCCCGTTCCTCGCCGCGCGGACCGTCCAGGAGTCCATCGACATCAACAGCGCGCACGGCCCCGCTGTGATCGTCTCCTCGGCCGGCATGGCCACCGGGGGACGCGTCCTGCACCATCTGCACCGGCTGCTGCCCGATCCGCGCAACGCCGTGGTCGTCGTCGGTTTCGCCGCTGCCGGCACCCGGGCGCGCGATCTGGTGGACGGCGTCCGCGCGCTGAAGATGTTCGGCGAGTACGTGCCCGTACGCGCCGAGGTCGCCGACGTACCGCACTTCTCCGCGCACGCGGACGCGGTACAGATCGTCGACTGGCTGCGGGGCGCGCCCGCCCCGCACACCACCTATCTCGTGCACGGAGAGCCAATGGCGTCCGAGGCGCTCCGGGACCGCATCGACCACGAGCTGGGCTGGACGGCTGTCGTGCCCCGGTCCGGGGAGGCCGTCCTGGTCCGCTGA
- a CDS encoding CBS domain-containing protein, translating into MTSHPLTVADVMTGKVVAVRPGAEFKEIVETMARWKVTALPVIEGEGRVVGVVSEADLILKEEFHDHRLGLIEQLRRPDASAKAGSDRAADLMTSPAVTVEPHATLPQAARLMATRHVKRLPVVDTHGTIQGIVSRSDLLKVFLRPDAEIADAVRHDVVTPLFPLSHARIDVRVEAGVVTLTGTVGDGSLVPLAERLARAVEGVVDVRCRLTAGSDA; encoded by the coding sequence ATGACCTCACACCCGCTGACCGTGGCCGACGTGATGACCGGGAAGGTCGTCGCCGTCCGGCCGGGCGCGGAGTTCAAGGAGATCGTCGAGACGATGGCGCGCTGGAAGGTGACCGCGCTGCCCGTCATCGAGGGCGAGGGCCGGGTCGTCGGGGTGGTGTCCGAGGCCGACCTGATCCTCAAAGAGGAGTTCCACGACCACCGTCTCGGTCTGATCGAGCAGTTGCGCAGGCCGGACGCCTCCGCCAAGGCGGGCTCCGACCGCGCCGCGGACCTCATGACCTCGCCCGCCGTCACCGTCGAGCCGCACGCCACGCTCCCGCAGGCCGCCCGCCTGATGGCGACCCGGCACGTCAAACGGCTGCCGGTCGTCGACACGCACGGGACGATCCAGGGCATCGTGAGCCGTTCCGACCTCCTCAAGGTCTTCCTCCGCCCCGACGCCGAAATCGCCGACGCGGTCCGCCACGACGTCGTCACACCCCTGTTCCCGCTCTCGCACGCCCGGATCGACGTCCGGGTCGAGGCGGGCGTCGTCACCCTGACGGGCACCGTCGGTGACGGCAGCCTCGTCCCGCTCGCGGAACGACTGGCCCGCGCGGTCGAGGGGGTCGTGGACGTACGGTGCCGGCTCACTGCCGGGAGCGACGCGTGA
- a CDS encoding cation-translocating P-type ATPase, with the protein MTDHRRNHAVKDPSGDEDSGVRPPSGELTFDPSEPLARLRRELATGPDGLSAREAARRLAVHGPNEVRRKARASFPGELAAQLVHPLALLLWAAAVLAFVADLAVLGWAILAVVVVNAGFALLQERQAERAVETLARYLPERALAVRDGRALTVEARDLVPGDVIVLEEGDKVPADARVTEGGLEVDLSMLTGESVPAERTEAAGLLGAPLLDEPNLVFSGTTCVEGQGRAVVFATGDRTELGRIAALSQRTRREESPLERQVKKVAWLIAAVATGMGAVFLVLGVAVGLPLTDSLMFAIGLLVANVPEGLLPTITLALAVGVRALARQGALVKRLSAVETLGSTSVICTDKTGTLTRNRMRLHTLWTAGHGTDEGPWARELVHAGALCTTVTRDADGDLHGDPTESALVAGAADHGVPVDLDRRDAERRALFRFDPRLRLMSVVQEDRASGRPRILVKGAPEAVLAAVLPGPDREAARSATQRMAEGGIRVLAVAAREPAAGEPLPVRRQEAETGLSLLGLIGLYDPPRTGVAEAVGRCHEAGVRVHVVTGDNGATAAAIAREVGIGVPRLEVVSASESLRDDELDRLLVEDDAEIVFARSSPETKLKVADTLRAHGRIVAMTGDGVNDAPALHRAHIGVAMGRSGTDVAREAAAMVLTDDDFATIVTAIESGRRVYDNVRKFIVYIFAHATPEIVPFLVFALSAGAVPLPLTVLQILAIDLGTETLPALALGRERSEPGIMRRPPRPQHQSVISRDMLVRSWGYLGLVSAVLVLSGFFYVLWRAGWQPGDATSAGSPLHHAYVTATTATFAGIVTCQVGTAFAARTDHAALRDIGLLSNRLLLLGIAFELVFTAALVYTPPLQEIFGTAALPWDVVVLIAAFPLLVWGTDELRRARRAARAGDPLTRRSRQ; encoded by the coding sequence ATGACTGACCACAGGCGTAACCACGCGGTCAAGGACCCGTCGGGGGACGAGGACAGCGGCGTACGGCCCCCGTCCGGGGAACTCACCTTCGATCCCAGCGAACCGCTCGCCCGGCTCCGCCGTGAACTCGCCACGGGCCCGGACGGGTTGTCCGCGCGTGAGGCGGCCCGCCGTCTGGCCGTCCACGGCCCGAACGAGGTGCGCCGCAAGGCCCGCGCCTCCTTCCCGGGGGAGCTGGCGGCCCAGCTCGTCCACCCCCTCGCCCTCCTGCTGTGGGCCGCCGCCGTGCTGGCGTTCGTCGCCGACCTCGCGGTGCTCGGCTGGGCGATCCTCGCCGTCGTGGTCGTCAACGCCGGGTTCGCACTGCTGCAGGAGCGGCAGGCCGAGCGGGCGGTGGAGACGCTGGCCCGCTACCTCCCCGAACGGGCCCTCGCGGTACGCGACGGACGCGCGCTCACCGTGGAGGCCCGCGACCTCGTGCCCGGAGACGTGATCGTCCTGGAGGAGGGCGACAAGGTACCCGCGGACGCCCGGGTCACGGAGGGCGGGCTCGAGGTCGATCTGTCGATGCTCACGGGGGAGTCCGTGCCGGCGGAACGGACCGAGGCGGCGGGGCTGCTCGGAGCACCGCTGCTGGACGAACCGAACCTCGTGTTCAGCGGCACGACCTGCGTGGAAGGGCAGGGACGCGCCGTCGTGTTCGCCACCGGGGACCGCACCGAACTCGGACGCATCGCGGCTCTCAGCCAGCGCACCCGGCGCGAGGAGAGCCCGCTGGAGCGGCAGGTCAAGAAGGTGGCGTGGCTGATCGCCGCAGTCGCCACGGGCATGGGAGCCGTCTTCCTCGTGCTCGGCGTCGCCGTCGGGCTTCCGTTGACCGACTCCCTCATGTTCGCCATCGGACTCCTTGTGGCCAACGTGCCCGAAGGGCTCCTGCCGACCATCACCCTCGCCCTCGCCGTCGGGGTTCGGGCGCTCGCACGGCAGGGCGCCCTGGTCAAGCGGCTCAGCGCCGTCGAGACCCTCGGATCGACCAGCGTCATCTGCACGGACAAGACGGGCACGCTCACCCGCAACCGCATGCGGCTGCACACACTCTGGACCGCCGGGCACGGCACGGACGAGGGCCCCTGGGCGCGGGAACTGGTGCACGCCGGAGCCCTGTGCACCACCGTGACGAGGGACGCGGACGGCGACCTGCACGGCGATCCGACGGAGTCCGCGCTCGTCGCGGGCGCCGCCGACCACGGGGTCCCGGTGGACCTGGACCGGCGCGACGCCGAGCGGCGCGCGCTGTTCCGTTTCGACCCGCGGCTGCGCCTGATGTCCGTCGTGCAGGAGGACCGGGCGTCGGGACGCCCGCGGATCCTGGTCAAGGGCGCCCCCGAGGCCGTACTGGCCGCGGTCCTGCCGGGTCCGGACCGGGAGGCGGCCCGTTCGGCGACCCAGCGGATGGCCGAGGGAGGCATCAGGGTCCTGGCCGTCGCGGCACGCGAACCGGCGGCGGGAGAGCCGTTGCCGGTCCGCCGGCAGGAGGCCGAGACGGGACTGTCCCTACTGGGGCTCATCGGCCTGTACGACCCGCCGCGCACCGGCGTCGCGGAGGCCGTCGGCCGCTGCCACGAGGCCGGAGTACGCGTGCACGTCGTCACGGGGGACAACGGGGCCACCGCCGCGGCCATCGCGCGGGAGGTCGGGATCGGGGTACCCCGGCTGGAGGTCGTCAGCGCCTCGGAGTCCCTGCGCGACGACGAACTGGACCGGCTCCTGGTGGAGGACGACGCCGAGATCGTGTTCGCCCGGTCGTCGCCCGAGACCAAGCTGAAGGTCGCCGACACGCTGCGGGCGCACGGGCGGATCGTCGCCATGACGGGCGACGGGGTCAACGACGCGCCGGCCCTCCACCGTGCGCACATCGGGGTGGCCATGGGCCGCTCGGGCACGGACGTGGCGCGTGAGGCGGCCGCGATGGTGCTGACCGACGACGACTTCGCCACCATCGTCACGGCGATCGAGTCCGGCCGCCGTGTCTACGACAACGTCCGCAAGTTCATCGTCTACATCTTTGCCCACGCGACCCCGGAGATCGTCCCCTTCCTCGTGTTCGCCCTGTCGGCCGGCGCCGTCCCGCTCCCGCTCACCGTGCTGCAGATCCTCGCCATCGACCTGGGCACGGAGACCCTCCCCGCCCTCGCGCTGGGCAGGGAGCGCTCCGAGCCGGGCATCATGCGCCGGCCACCCCGGCCACAGCACCAGAGCGTGATCTCCCGGGACATGCTCGTCCGCAGCTGGGGCTACCTCGGACTGGTGTCCGCCGTTCTCGTCCTGAGCGGATTCTTCTACGTCCTGTGGCGTGCGGGCTGGCAGCCCGGAGACGCCACCTCGGCCGGAAGCCCCCTGCACCACGCCTATGTGACCGCCACGACGGCCACGTTCGCCGGCATCGTCACCTGCCAGGTGGGCACGGCCTTCGCGGCCAGGACGGACCACGCGGCGCTGCGCGACATCGGGCTGCTGTCCAATCGCCTGCTGCTCCTGGGAATCGCCTTCGAGCTCGTCTTCACGGCCGCGCTCGTCTACACGCCGCCGCTTCAGGAGATCTTCGGCACGGCCGCCCTGCCCTGGGACGTCGTGGTGCTGATCGCGGCCTTCCCCCTGCTGGTCTGGGGCACGGACGAGCTGCGCCGTGCGAGGCGCGCCGCACGCGCGGGTGATCCGCTCACGCGTCGCTCCCGGCAGTGA
- a CDS encoding flavodoxin domain-containing protein: MTSKRVLVAYGSKHGATAGIADEIGRTLRDDGFEAVVEPADTVTDVSGYDGVVLGGALYAGRWDGKARGCARRNAEQLRHRPVWLFSSGPVDSSAEQHDIPPVRGVARRMRNLGAREHMTFGGALTADDTGFMARSLIRHGKGGDFRNSARIQEWAHHIGTELDSAG; encoded by the coding sequence ATGACGTCGAAACGTGTCCTGGTCGCCTACGGAAGCAAGCACGGGGCCACCGCGGGGATCGCCGACGAGATCGGCCGGACCTTGCGGGACGACGGGTTCGAAGCCGTCGTGGAGCCGGCCGACACGGTCACCGACGTGAGCGGCTACGACGGGGTCGTCCTCGGCGGAGCCCTGTACGCGGGACGCTGGGACGGCAAGGCCCGCGGGTGCGCGCGCCGCAACGCGGAGCAGCTCCGGCATCGCCCGGTGTGGCTGTTCAGCAGCGGCCCCGTCGACAGTTCGGCCGAGCAGCACGACATCCCGCCGGTGCGCGGGGTCGCCCGTCGGATGAGGAACCTGGGGGCCCGCGAGCACATGACCTTCGGCGGCGCCCTGACGGCGGACGACACGGGCTTCATGGCCCGGTCGCTGATCCGCCACGGCAAGGGCGGTGACTTCAGGAACTCCGCCCGCATCCAGGAGTGGGCCCATCACATCGGCACGGAGCTCGACAGCGCGGGCTGA
- a CDS encoding universal stress protein, producing the protein MTAQVTVGVDGSAESLAAARWAAREAVVREVPLRLVCVEEWPGTPEMPLPYARTVAERTDVLLRDEAARARRRHPGLEVFTEQARGRAAEELRAAADEADLMVLGSRGLGSVSGFVIGSVSLAVAGTARRPVVLVRADGDASAAPSGRIVVGLDMYDPCEDLLAFSFAEAARRKSSLGFLHSWTLPAYYGAGAVLDPRIAAEVKVDLEGRLDELLAPWRERFPDVKATAVAVEGPVADQLIDASRDAELVIVGRRSRKLPVGPRLGHVAHALIHHSPVPVAVVPFE; encoded by the coding sequence ATGACGGCTCAGGTCACCGTAGGAGTGGACGGCTCCGCCGAGAGCCTGGCCGCCGCCCGCTGGGCGGCGCGCGAGGCAGTGGTGCGCGAAGTACCGCTGCGGCTGGTGTGCGTGGAGGAGTGGCCGGGCACCCCCGAGATGCCGCTCCCGTACGCGCGGACCGTCGCCGAGCGGACGGACGTCCTGCTGCGGGACGAGGCGGCGCGGGCCCGGCGCAGGCATCCCGGTCTCGAGGTGTTCACCGAACAGGCACGCGGTCGTGCCGCCGAGGAGCTGAGAGCCGCGGCGGACGAAGCGGACCTGATGGTGCTGGGATCGCGCGGGCTCGGAAGTGTCTCCGGCTTCGTCATCGGCTCCGTGTCGCTCGCGGTCGCCGGCACGGCCCGCCGGCCTGTCGTCCTGGTGCGGGCGGACGGTGACGCGTCGGCAGCTCCCTCCGGCCGGATCGTGGTGGGCCTCGACATGTACGACCCGTGTGAGGACCTCCTGGCCTTCTCCTTCGCCGAAGCCGCACGCCGGAAATCCTCGCTCGGCTTCCTCCATTCCTGGACGCTGCCGGCCTACTACGGGGCCGGAGCGGTCCTGGACCCGAGGATCGCGGCGGAGGTCAAGGTCGACCTCGAAGGCCGCCTCGACGAACTGCTGGCGCCGTGGCGCGAGCGGTTCCCGGACGTGAAGGCCACTGCCGTCGCGGTCGAGGGGCCCGTCGCGGATCAGCTGATCGACGCGTCGCGGGACGCGGAGCTCGTGATCGTGGGACGCCGCTCCCGCAAGCTGCCCGTCGGCCCGCGCCTCGGCCACGTCGCCCACGCGCTCATCCACCACAGCCCCGTCCCGGTCGCCGTCGTGCCCTTCGAGTGA
- a CDS encoding ABC transporter permease — translation MYPDLLAPLLVVLALALVVLGLVAVRQPVSRRLAFRQIARRRTEAALVTGGSVLGTAIIIGALVVGDTLNFSVRQEAYRTLGPVDERVVAPPGPAGRAVAERLAALKGDPDIDGVLNARVTQASGVSRTGSRTVAEPRVLAWQVDFDEADRFGAPNGNSGLAGPNPKPGQVVLNAPLAHSLRVAAKDPVTLYLFGTPHTFRVDRVVPERGLAGVGLGGRLNRDAFLAPGTLDDAARTAGTEPRSVTFVSNRGGVEGGDALTAKATADIRAALGPVADRAAIDTPKHTVLRDAEKAGDSLGALFLMIGSFSIIAGALLLVNIFVMLGEERKAQMGMVRAIGMKRSRLVGSFTLEGTAYALLSALPGVGIGVAVGWAVAVVAAQIFSGWSVGGSSLRIAFAVTPTSILNGVAMGLLIAFAAILATSVRISRFNIIAAIRDLPSSTAGRPRHRLLVVCTVLSALCALAAVPAIAGSQAEATYLMPALALAFAAPALTRVMSRHAVTSLVAGAVLAWTLLAPVLRPRIFDTPSMSVYVIQGALAAFSAVVLVSDNQTVLLRPLRRLLERPSQAGLAARLAVAYPLAKRFRTGATLVMYTLIVFVLVLLTEISGILRAGVDGVVADATAGYSLRLDYNPQVAGDRLVDELRNGPSAADISTVAPLLNATGRATDPGRRGHQPLDIAAVGVPDGAITGITFRERLPGLADDPAVWRALAADPSYVVLDGFFGSTGGPAGDYYDPGDTLTVTDPRTGRGERKIIAGVLSNGMVFYPGTGASSTTYPVVMGERGMRELFGDQAQNASALVGTRPGTNPEALAARLQGEQLASSLVATPIESDIRHQFDSSTAFFRLMQGFLALGLGVGVTGLGVVMVRAVRERRRTIGILRALGFQARTVRRSFLWESAFVAAEGIVLGSLLGVLTTWLMYRNSAAFEGLDGGFPVEWTSIGVLAAATFAASLLATLGPARRAAAIRPARAVRVAE, via the coding sequence ATGTATCCGGACCTCCTGGCCCCGCTGCTCGTCGTCCTCGCGCTCGCCCTCGTGGTCCTCGGACTCGTCGCCGTCCGGCAACCGGTGTCGCGCCGTCTGGCCTTCCGCCAGATCGCCCGCCGGCGCACCGAAGCCGCGCTGGTGACCGGGGGCTCGGTGCTCGGAACGGCCATCATCATCGGGGCTCTCGTCGTCGGTGACACCCTGAACTTCTCGGTGCGCCAGGAGGCGTACCGGACGCTGGGACCCGTGGACGAGCGTGTGGTCGCGCCACCGGGTCCGGCCGGACGCGCCGTCGCCGAACGGCTGGCCGCGCTGAAGGGCGACCCCGACATCGACGGCGTACTGAACGCCCGGGTCACCCAGGCGTCGGGCGTCAGCCGTACCGGGAGCCGAACGGTCGCGGAGCCACGGGTCCTGGCCTGGCAGGTGGATTTCGACGAGGCCGACCGCTTCGGCGCGCCGAACGGGAACTCCGGTCTCGCCGGACCGAACCCGAAGCCCGGCCAGGTCGTGCTCAACGCGCCGCTGGCCCACTCCCTGCGTGTGGCGGCCAAAGACCCCGTCACGCTCTACCTGTTCGGCACCCCGCACACCTTCCGTGTCGACCGCGTGGTGCCCGAGCGGGGCCTCGCGGGAGTGGGCCTGGGCGGGAGGCTGAACCGTGACGCGTTCCTCGCGCCGGGCACGCTCGACGACGCCGCGCGGACCGCCGGGACGGAGCCACGGTCCGTCACCTTCGTGTCCAACCGGGGTGGCGTCGAGGGCGGCGACGCCCTGACCGCGAAGGCGACCGCAGACATCCGCGCGGCCCTGGGACCGGTCGCCGACCGGGCGGCGATCGACACCCCGAAGCACACGGTGCTGCGGGACGCGGAGAAGGCCGGCGACTCGCTCGGCGCGCTCTTCCTGATGATCGGCAGCTTCAGCATCATCGCGGGTGCCCTGCTGCTCGTGAACATCTTCGTCATGCTCGGAGAGGAGCGGAAGGCCCAGATGGGCATGGTGCGGGCGATCGGTATGAAGCGCTCGCGTCTGGTCGGCTCCTTCACCCTCGAAGGGACGGCGTACGCGCTGCTGTCGGCCCTGCCGGGCGTGGGCATCGGAGTGGCCGTCGGCTGGGCCGTCGCGGTCGTGGCCGCGCAGATCTTCAGCGGCTGGTCGGTCGGCGGCAGCAGCCTGCGGATCGCTTTCGCCGTGACGCCCACCAGCATCCTGAACGGCGTGGCCATGGGCCTGCTCATCGCGTTCGCCGCGATCCTCGCCACCAGTGTGCGGATCAGCCGCTTCAACATCATCGCCGCGATCCGCGATCTGCCCTCCTCGACCGCAGGCCGCCCCCGCCACCGGCTGCTCGTCGTGTGCACCGTCCTGTCGGCCCTGTGCGCACTCGCCGCCGTCCCCGCGATCGCCGGCAGCCAGGCCGAGGCCACCTACCTCATGCCGGCTCTCGCGCTCGCGTTCGCCGCCCCCGCCCTGACACGGGTGATGTCCCGGCACGCCGTCACCTCACTCGTCGCGGGCGCCGTCCTCGCCTGGACGCTCCTGGCGCCGGTGCTGCGGCCCCGGATCTTCGACACCCCGTCCATGTCGGTGTACGTCATCCAGGGCGCCCTCGCCGCGTTCTCGGCGGTCGTGCTCGTCAGCGACAACCAGACGGTGCTGCTTCGCCCGCTGCGACGGCTCCTCGAACGACCCTCGCAGGCGGGCCTCGCGGCGCGTCTCGCCGTCGCCTACCCGCTGGCGAAGCGCTTCCGCACGGGTGCCACGCTCGTGATGTACACGCTGATCGTGTTCGTCCTCGTCCTGCTCACCGAGATCTCCGGCATCCTGCGGGCCGGCGTCGACGGGGTGGTCGCCGACGCCACCGCCGGCTACTCCCTGCGGCTCGACTACAACCCCCAGGTCGCGGGTGACCGGCTCGTCGACGAGCTGCGCAACGGTCCTTCGGCTGCGGACATCTCCACCGTCGCACCGCTGCTCAACGCCACCGGCCGGGCCACCGACCCCGGCCGTCGTGGCCACCAGCCACTGGACATCGCCGCCGTCGGAGTACCGGACGGCGCGATCACCGGCATCACCTTCCGCGAACGGCTGCCCGGGCTGGCGGACGATCCGGCCGTCTGGCGCGCGCTGGCCGCCGATCCGAGCTATGTCGTCCTGGACGGCTTCTTCGGCAGTACCGGAGGCCCGGCCGGCGACTACTACGACCCCGGAGACACCCTCACGGTCACCGACCCGCGCACCGGCCGGGGCGAGCGGAAGATCATCGCGGGGGTGCTCAGCAACGGGATGGTCTTCTACCCCGGCACGGGCGCGAGTTCGACCACCTACCCCGTGGTGATGGGCGAGCGGGGCATGCGCGAGCTCTTCGGCGACCAGGCCCAGAACGCCTCCGCGCTCGTCGGTACCCGCCCCGGAACGAACCCCGAGGCCCTCGCGGCCCGGCTGCAGGGCGAGCAGCTCGCGTCCAGCCTGGTCGCCACGCCCATCGAGTCGGACATCCGCCACCAGTTCGATTCGAGCACCGCGTTCTTCCGGCTGATGCAGGGCTTCCTCGCCCTGGGCCTGGGAGTGGGCGTCACCGGTCTCGGCGTCGTCATGGTCCGGGCCGTGCGCGAACGGCGCCGCACCATCGGCATCCTGCGCGCCCTCGGCTTCCAGGCGAGAACGGTTCGCCGTTCCTTCCTCTGGGAGAGCGCCTTCGTCGCGGCGGAGGGGATCGTCCTGGGCTCCCTGCTCGGCGTCCTCACCACCTGGCTGATGTACCGCAACAGCGCGGCCTTCGAGGGCCTCGACGGCGGATTCCCCGTCGAGTGGACCAGCATCGGCGTCCTGGCGGCAGCCACCTTCGCCGCATCGCTTCTGGCCACTCTGGGTCCGGCCCGACGCGCGGCCGCCATCCGTCCGGCGCGCGCGGTCCGCGTCGCGGAGTGA
- a CDS encoding ABC transporter ATP-binding protein — MNSHTPLLVASGVRKIYRAGSVAVTALDGLDLTVRHGELVGVMGPSGSGKTTLLNCLSGLDDIDAGRVEIDGHDLFAMSDAARTEHRARTMGFVFQSFNLIPVFSAAENVELPLLLVGTRPREARHRALATLDRVGLGHRVEHRPSELSGGEQQRVTIARALVGRPAIVWADEPTGNLDTAMADQVMDLLCDLNREEGQTIVLVTHDAAIGARVPRLIRMRDGRLVEDLHQHVPERARVTDVSGGR; from the coding sequence ATGAACAGTCACACGCCCCTTCTGGTCGCCTCGGGAGTCCGCAAGATCTACCGGGCGGGATCGGTGGCGGTCACGGCACTGGACGGCCTCGACCTGACCGTCCGCCACGGCGAACTCGTGGGTGTCATGGGCCCGTCCGGGTCCGGCAAGACCACCTTGCTCAACTGCCTGTCGGGCCTGGACGACATCGACGCCGGCCGGGTCGAGATCGACGGGCACGACCTCTTCGCGATGTCGGACGCGGCGCGCACCGAGCACCGCGCTCGCACGATGGGCTTCGTCTTCCAGTCGTTCAACCTCATCCCGGTCTTCTCGGCGGCCGAGAACGTCGAGCTGCCGTTGCTGCTCGTGGGCACCCGGCCCCGCGAGGCCCGTCACAGGGCGCTCGCCACGCTGGACCGGGTCGGCCTCGGCCACCGCGTCGAGCACCGGCCCAGCGAACTGTCCGGCGGTGAACAGCAGCGGGTGACCATCGCCCGCGCGCTGGTCGGCAGGCCGGCGATCGTGTGGGCGGACGAACCGACGGGCAACCTCGACACCGCGATGGCCGACCAGGTCATGGACCTGCTGTGCGACCTCAACCGCGAGGAGGGCCAGACGATCGTCCTGGTCACCCACGACGCCGCCATCGGCGCGCGGGTCCCGCGCCTGATCAGGATGCGTGACGGCCGGCTGGTGGAGGACCTGCACCAGCACGTGCCGGAGCGTGCCCGGGTCACCGATGTCTCCGGGGGCCGGTGA